In a genomic window of Gossypium arboreum isolate Shixiya-1 chromosome 9, ASM2569848v2, whole genome shotgun sequence:
- the LOC108456260 gene encoding 1-aminocyclopropane-1-carboxylate oxidase homolog 1-like isoform X2, producing MAKPKPEYDRISELKAFDETKAGVKGLFDSGIKNVPRMFHYRPDKLDKNSSVSNGIHVSIPVIDLAGVKEDPGTLRNIIDKVRNASKSWGFFQVENHGIPLSVLQDMKDGVVQFFEQDLEAKKKFFTRDYSTKNVAYNSNFDLYSSPAANWRETLFCLMALKPPVPHELPEVSRDIMIEYSKQVMQLGCLLFELLSEALGLQPDHLKDMGCTQGLGMLSHYFPACPQPELTLGTTKHSDNDFLTVLLQDHIGGLQVLHQNQWVDVPPTPGALVVNIYSFLQLISNDGFRSVEHRVVANCVGPRVSVACFFSTFFLPDLRTYGPIKELISEENPPKYREVTMREYAGYYNAKDLHGTSAMLHFKL from the exons ATGGCAAAACCAAAGCCCGAATATGACCGAATTAGTGAACTGAAAGCTTTTGATGAAACAAAAGCTGGTGTTAAAGGACTTTTTGATTCTGGAATTAAAAATGTTCCTCGGATGTTCCATTACAGACCAGATAAGTTAGACAAGAACTCATCTGTTTCTAATGGTATCCATGTTAGTATTCCGGTTATTGACCTCGCAGGAGTGAAGGAAGATCCAGGGACTCTTCGGAACATCATCGACAAAGTTCGAAATGCGTCAAAATCATGGGGCTTCTTCCAAGTTGAGAACCATGGGATTCCATTGAGTGTCCTGCAAGATATGAAGGATGGTGTTGTCCAGTTTTTCGAGCAAGATTTGGAGGCGAAAAAGAAGTTCTTCACTCGGGATTATAGTACAAAAAACGTGGCCTACAACAGCAATTTCGATCTTTATAGTTCACCAGCAGCTAACTGGAGAGAGACACTGTTCTGCCTTATGGCTCTTAAACCTCCCGTGCCACATGAGTTGCCGGAGGTGTCCAG GGATATAATGATAGAGTACTCAAAGCAAGTAATGCAATTGGGCTGCTTGCTATTTGAGTTACTCTCAGAAGCTCTGGGATTGCAGCCTGATCACCTAAAAGACATGGGTTGCACTCAAGGTCTCGGCATGCTATCGCATTATTTCCCTGCTTGTCCACAACCAGAACTCACTCTCGGTACAACCAAGCACTCCGACAACGACTTCCTCACCGTGCTCCTACAAGACCATATTGGTGGACTCCAAGTCCTTCACCAAAACCAATGGGTTGACGTACCCCCAACTCCCGGTGCACTAGTCGTTAACATTTACAG ttttttgcagcTAATATCAAATGATGGTTTTAGAAGTGTGGAGCATAGGGTAGTGGCAAATTGTGTAGGACCAAGAGTATCAGTGGCCTGCTTTTTCAGTACTTTTTTTTTGCCAGATTTAAGAACTTATGGACCTATTAAGGAGTTAATATCAGAGGAAAATCCTCCAAAATACAGGGAAGTCACCATGAGGGAATATGCTGGTTATTACAATGCAAAAGACCTTCATGGTACCTCTGCCATGCTGCATTTCAAGCTCTAA
- the LOC108455276 gene encoding 1-aminocyclopropane-1-carboxylate oxidase homolog 3-like, which produces MSKCTDEEDPTTRKPEYDRLSKLKAFDETRAGVKGLVDSGIKHVPRMFHHQFENNPVSCGIQVSIPIIDLEKVKQNRTTREEIVGKVRNASKTWGFFQVLNHGIPMNVMEEMKDGARRFFEQDVESKSRFFSRDYTKRVVYNSNFDLYSAPAAKWRDTVVCSMAPDPPKPEELPAVFSDIMLEYSKQVMNLGYFLFELLSEALGLNPNYLKDIDCAKGLVMLSHYYPICPQPELTLGSSKHADNGFLTILLQDNVGGLQVLHQNQWINVPPTPGALVINIGDLLQLISNDRFTSVDHRVVTNSVSPRVSVASFFTTALVPDTRLYGPIKELLSQNNPPKYKETTVKDFITYFNSKGLSGTSPLPHFKLSKPSHGDK; this is translated from the exons ATGTCCAAGTGTACCGATGAAGAAGATCCCACCACTCGAAAACCCGAATACGATCGACTAAGCAAATTGAAAGCTTTCGATGAAACAAGAGCTGGTGTAAAAGGACTTGTTGATTCTGGAATCAAACATGTTCCAAGGATGTTTCATCATCAATTCGAGAATAACCCGGTTTCATGTGGCATACAGGTTAGTATTCCCATTATAGACCTCGAAAAAGTGAAGCAAAATCGAACTACTCGTGAGGAGATCGTCGGGAAAGTTCGAAACGCGTCCAAGACATGGGGATTCTTTCAGGTACTTAACCATGGGATACCAATGAATGTCATGGAGGAAATGAAGGACGGTGCACGTAGGTTCTTCGAGCAAGACGTCGAGTCTAAAAGCCGGTTCTTCTCTCGGGATTACACGAAACGAGTGGTTTACAATTCGAATTTTGATCTTTATAGCGCACCGGCAGCTAAATGGAGAGATACAGTTGTGTGTTCCATGGCTCCGGATCCTCCCAAACCAGAAGAATTGCCTGCAGTTTTCAG CGATATAATGCTTGAATACTCGAAACAAGTAATGAATTTGGGGTATTTTCtctttgaattactgtctgaagCTCTTGGTCTGAACCCTAATTACCTAAAAGACATAGATTGTGCTAAGGGACTGGTCATGTTATCCCATTACTATCCGATCTGTCCGCAACCAGAACTGACTCTCGGTTCAAGCAAGCATGCAGACAATGGCTTCCTCACTATTCTCCTACAAGACAACGTTGGCGGTCTCCAAGTACTTCATCAAAATCAATGGATTAATGTACCCCCAACTCCTGGGGCACTAGTCATTAACATTGGAGATCTTTTACAG CTTATATCAAATGACAGATTTACAAGTGTGGACCATAGAGTAGTAACAAATTCAGTAAGTCCAAGAGTATCAGTGGCAAGCTTTTTCACTACTGCTCTTGTACCAGATACAAGATTATATGGACCTATTAAGGAGCTGCTATCACAAAACAACCCTCCAAAATACAAGGAAACTACTGTTAAAGACTTTATTACATACTTCAACTCAAAAGGTCTTAGTGGTACTTCACCATTACCACATTTCAAGCTCTCTAAACCTAGCCATGGAGATAAATGA
- the LOC108456260 gene encoding 1-aminocyclopropane-1-carboxylate oxidase homolog 1-like isoform X1, whose protein sequence is MAKPKPEYDRISELKAFDETKAGVKGLFDSGIKNVPRMFHYRPDKLDKNSSVSNGIHVSIPVIDLAGVKEDPGTLRNIIDKVRNASKSWGFFQVENHGIPLSVLQDMKDGVVQFFEQDLEAKKKFFTRDYSTKNVAYNSNFDLYSSPAANWRETLFCLMALKPPVPHELPEVSRDIMIEYSKQVMQLGCLLFELLSEALGLQPDHLKDMGCTQGLGMLSHYFPACPQPELTLGTTKHSDNDFLTVLLQDHIGGLQVLHQNQWVDVPPTPGALVVNIYS, encoded by the exons ATGGCAAAACCAAAGCCCGAATATGACCGAATTAGTGAACTGAAAGCTTTTGATGAAACAAAAGCTGGTGTTAAAGGACTTTTTGATTCTGGAATTAAAAATGTTCCTCGGATGTTCCATTACAGACCAGATAAGTTAGACAAGAACTCATCTGTTTCTAATGGTATCCATGTTAGTATTCCGGTTATTGACCTCGCAGGAGTGAAGGAAGATCCAGGGACTCTTCGGAACATCATCGACAAAGTTCGAAATGCGTCAAAATCATGGGGCTTCTTCCAAGTTGAGAACCATGGGATTCCATTGAGTGTCCTGCAAGATATGAAGGATGGTGTTGTCCAGTTTTTCGAGCAAGATTTGGAGGCGAAAAAGAAGTTCTTCACTCGGGATTATAGTACAAAAAACGTGGCCTACAACAGCAATTTCGATCTTTATAGTTCACCAGCAGCTAACTGGAGAGAGACACTGTTCTGCCTTATGGCTCTTAAACCTCCCGTGCCACATGAGTTGCCGGAGGTGTCCAG GGATATAATGATAGAGTACTCAAAGCAAGTAATGCAATTGGGCTGCTTGCTATTTGAGTTACTCTCAGAAGCTCTGGGATTGCAGCCTGATCACCTAAAAGACATGGGTTGCACTCAAGGTCTCGGCATGCTATCGCATTATTTCCCTGCTTGTCCACAACCAGAACTCACTCTCGGTACAACCAAGCACTCCGACAACGACTTCCTCACCGTGCTCCTACAAGACCATATTGGTGGACTCCAAGTCCTTCACCAAAACCAATGGGTTGACGTACCCCCAACTCCCGGTGCACTAGTCGTTAACATTTACAG cTAA
- the LOC108455277 gene encoding 1-aminocyclopropane-1-carboxylate oxidase homolog 1-like, protein MIATPEPDHDRKTELMAIDQSKSGIKGLVDAGLAKLPRVFVHDHLNLNIKSGPAPDNVKVPVIDFAGVNTDSTRRAMIIDEVRNACMKWGFFQIVNHGIPVTTLEEMIDGIRRFHEQEPEAKEKLYSRDESKKVTFNTKIDMSQTMAAYWRDTLTCVMAPNPPDTQELPETCRDIMLDYTNNVMNLGTKVFELISEALGLNPNHLKDIGCTEGLYVMGHYSPACPEPELTMGTGIHTDSGFLTVLLQDQIGGLQVLHDNQWIDVTPIPGALIINLGDLLQLISNDKFISVYHRVVARNIGPRISIASFFRTYIQPQNALRMYGPIKELLSENNPPIYKETNVVDYFKFKHLKGVEGTSALAHFKIC, encoded by the exons ATGATTGCCACACCCGAGCCCGACCATGACCGGAAAACCGAGTTAATGGCCATCGACCAATCAAAATCCGGCATCAAAGGACTCGTCGACGCTGGCTTAGCAAAGCTCCCACGTGTTTTCGTGCACGATCACTTGAACCTTAATATCAAATCAGGGCCTGCCCCGGACAATGTTAAGGTCCCAGTCATTGACTTTGCAGGTGTCAACACCGATTCCACTCGACGGGCTATGATAATTGATGAAGTCCGTAACGCCTGCATGAAATGGGGATTCTTCCAAATTGTTAACCATGGAATCCCTGTTACCACCTTGGAGGAGATGATCGATGGGATCCGTAGGTTCCATGAACAAGAACCTGAAGCCAAAGAGAAGCTTTATTCTAGAGATGAATCCAAGAAGGTTACGTTCAATACTAAGATTGATATGTCTCAAACTATGGCTGCTTATTGGAGGGATACCCTTACATGTGTTATGGCCCCTAATCCGCCGGATACTCAAGAGCTACCTGAAACTTGCAg GGATATAATGCTTGATTACACGAACAATGTGATGAACTTGGGGACTAAAGTCTTCGAATTGATATCAGAAGCTCTAGGGCTAAACCCGAACCACCTCAAGGACATTGGTTGCACCGAGGGACTGTATGTTATGGGCCATTATTCTCCGGCATGCCCTGAACCAGAACTCACAATGGGCACTGGCATCCACACAGACAGTGGTTTCCTCACCGTGCTCCTCCAAGACCAAATTGGTGGCCTCCAAGTCCTCCATGATAATCAATGGATTGATGTTACCCCAATTCCCGGAGCTCTTATAATAAACCTCGGAGATCTGTTACAA CTAATTTCGAACGACAAGTTCATCAGCGTGTACCATAGGGTAGTAGCAAGAAACATTGGACCTCGAATATCAATTGCTAGCTTTTTCAGAACATATATTCAACCacaaaatgcattaagaatgtaTGGACCGATCAAGGAACTGTTGTCTGAAAACAACCCACCAATTTACAAGGAAACCAATGTGgtcgattatttcaaattcaaGCACCTTAAAGGTGTTGAAGGGACCTCTGCTCTTGCACATTTCAAGATCTGTTAA
- the LOC108457391 gene encoding actin-related protein 9, with protein sequence MDYLKTVVPSQLLAERGSNLVVINPGSANIRVGLAKQDSPFSIPHCIARRSNQLPKLNVQDQLLNSQVTTAQHMEREKAYDVIASLLKIPFLDEEVANNSIPRKMGRVDGYNPQNPRKDGAFTWTDTHAKDLDSSVPQESSSDKSVIAESLAQNEGTESKEPTLAERKFREVIFGEEALRISPTEPYSLRRLIRRGHLNISQHYPMQQVLEDLHALWDWILLEKLHIPHQERSLYSAILVVPETFDNREIKEILSILLRDLRFSSAVVHQEGLAAVFGNGLSTACVVNLGAQVSSVICIEDGVALPNTEKTLPFGGEDISRCLLWTQRHHQTWPQIRTDILTKPIDLLMLNRLKESYCEIKEGELDAIAVVHSYEDAMPAGSHKTRLTALNVPPMGLFYPTLLIPDLYPPPPRSWFHDYEDMLEETWHIEFPRRSDMPDGLYPGNNVGLQMWDNYPFVSMKPKKEEKVGLAEAITSSILSTGRIDLQRKLFCSIQLIGGVALTGGLIPAVEERVLHTIPSNEAIHTVEVLQSRTNPTFVSWKGGAILGVLDFGRDAWVHREDWIRNGIHIGSGRKYKDSYFLQAQAMCYINS encoded by the exons ATG GATTATTTGAAAACAGTGGTTCCTTCTCAACTCCTCGCTGAACGTGGCTCTAATCTCGTCGTCATCAACCCAG GTTCTGCAAATATTAGAGTAGGGTTAGCTAAGCAAGACTCTCCTTTTAGCATTCCTCATTGCATTGCTCGTCGCAGCAACCAGTTACCCAAGTTAAATGTTCAAGATCAG ttGCTTAATTCTCAAGTTACCACAGCGCAGCATATGGAGCGCGAAAAGGCATATGATGTG ATTGCGTCGTTGTTGAAGATACCTTTCCTTGATGAAGAGGTTGCCAATAATTCTATTCCCCGAAAG ATGGGACGTGTTGATGGGTATAATCCTCAGAATCCAAGGAAGGATGGAGCCTTCACTTGGACTGATACACATGCGAAGGACCTAGATTCATCAGTGCCACAAG AAAGTTCATCGGATAAAAGTGTCATAGCTGAGTCCTTGGCTCAAAATGAAGGTACTGAATCGAAGGAACCTACTTTGGCTGAACGCAAGTTCAGGGAGGTCATATTTGGTGAGGAAGCACTAAGGATATCTCCCACTGAGCCATACTCCTTAAGGCGTCTTATTCGTAGAGGTCATCTAAATATTTCGCAACATTACCCCATGCAGCAG GTCCTTGAAGATCTGCATGCTCTATGGGACTGGATTTTGTTAGAGAAATTGCATATCCCTCACCAAGAAAGGAGCTTATATTCTGCTATTCTTGTTGTTCCGGAGACATTTGATAATCGTG AGATAAAGGAAATCTTATCTATTTTACTGCGAGATTTGCGCTTTAGCTCAGCAGTGGTACACCAG GAAGGCCTGGCAGCAGTTTTTGGGAATGGATTATCAACGGCGTGTGTTGTAAATTTGGGTGCTCAAGTATCATCAGTTATTTGCATTGAG gatggagtggctctacctaatACAGAGAAGACTTTACCATTTGGTGGAGAG GATATATCAAGATGTCTACTTTGGACCCAGAGGCACCATCAGACATGGCCACAAATTCGTACTGATATTTTGACAAAGCCTATAGATCTATTGATGCTGAACAGGTTAAAAGAGTCCTACTGTGAAATCAAG GAGGGTGAACTTGATGCTATTGCTGTAGTTCATTCTTATGAGGATGCCATGCCTGCAGGATCTCATAAGACGAGGCTAACTGCTCTGAAT GTTCCTCCTATGGGTTTGTTCTACCCAACGCTTTTGATTCCTGATTTATATCCTCCACCACCCCGTTCTTG GTTTCATGACTATGAAGATATGCTGGAGGAAACATGGCATATTGAATTCCCAAGAAGGTCTGACATGCCAGACGGTCTTTATCCTGGCAATAATGTTGGTTTACAAATGTGGGATAACTATCCATTTGTCTCAATGAAACCTAAGAAAGAAGAGAAGGTTGGCCTAGCAGAAGCCATAACCAGCAGTATTCTTTCAACTG GTCGCATAGACTTGCAAAGAAAATTGTTTTGTAGCATACAATTG ATTGGTGGAGTGGCTTTAACTGGTGGGCTAATTCCTGCCGTGGAAGAGAG AGTCTTACATACCATTCCTTCAAATGAAGCAATTCATACTGTTGAG GTTTTGCAATCAAGAACGAATCCAACATTTGTGTCCTGGAAAGGTGGAGCT ATCCTTGGAGTCCTAGATTTTGGGCGGGATGCATGGGTACATCGAGAGGACTGGATCCGGAATGGGATTCATATCGGGAGTGGCAGGAAATACAAGGATTCTTATTTTCTTCAGGCACAGGCAATGTGTTACATAAATTCGTAG